AAACTCTGTAATCTGCCTGGCGAGCGTGCTGTCGGGTATCTCCACTGAAGGTGATAAAGACGATATGGTTGCGGACATTGGATCTCCCTCGAATTGAGACTACCAAGAGACAGTTATTGCCTCTTGGCAAAAGCCGCCGTCCTTTGCGAAAACGCACCTGTCGCACAAGATTAGGTGCGAAATGTGTGGACAGGATGTGGGGGGATGTACGGTAAACGTGGTTAGCGGAGCGGTAGCAAACGTGGTGAAAGGTGCGTCTTTCTTGGGCAAATCGTTTTTCGGAGCATGTTTTTTCCGCGGCGCGGTGGAATGGGGGCTGGGGAGGCCGATCGTTTGTCAAGCGAGGGGTGCTGTATGCTCGTCACGCGGAAGTCATTTTGGTAGCGTTACCGGGGCTCGAACCCGGACTCTTCGCCTTGAGAGGGCGACGTGTTAACCAGTTACACCATAACGCCATATTGTCCTGCATCGCCGCCGCAGGAAGCAAGATGCCTCAACCGCAACGACTTCTCTACTATAACAAACCCCTGCGAACACTTCCAATCACAATCCAACAAGGTGCGGGAGCGGCCGGCACTACAGCCCGAGCTTCTTTACCTCGTCGTTGTAGTACTTCCGGTAGAGGATGTCCCACTCCTGGCTGCCTTCGACGATGATCTTCCGCTGCGAAGCGATCTTCTGACGCGCCGCCGCGTCGAGCTTTGTCTCTTCCAGGAGGAGTTTCTCGAGCGCCTTGCGGGCCTCCTGCCGGATCGTGTTGCGGTCCTCGAGGAAGTCGCACTCGGGAATCTCGGCCAGACTATCCGCGACCGTATGGGCCAGTTTATTCAGCTTGTCGCGCGAAATCCTCACAGCACCGCCTTGTACTTCCGCGCCAGCTCGGTTTTCACCTTTTTGAACATCTCGGGGTAGCTCGCACCCGTCTTGCGCATGTCATCCTGGAACGCTTCGAGGATCACCCTCACCTCGTCGTTGATGCGGTCTTCCAGGGACAACTCGTCGATCATCGCCGCTGCAACCCGCTCGTTCAGAATGGCCGGCTTGCCGGTCTCGATCATCTTCTCCGCTACAAGATGCTTCACCGTCTGCCGCGCCAAATACCCTACATATTCTTTAGAAAAGATCATGGACTTTGCCTCGACTATACCATGCGGTCCCAATGGTTTGCCCCTCGCAGGGTCGCGAAACGCGCCGTGCGGAGCAGCACATTTTCTGCGACAATACGCATTGCATGCAACCCGACAATCTTATCTCGCTCAAAGACGACATGGTGGCCTTCATCGCTGGCCACGGCATGCGGCGGCTCAATGGCTACGTGACCGAAGAAGTGCCCACCGTTTTATTTGAGGAAGAGAACTCCGACGGGTGGAAGGACTTCGTCGAGCACGCCAAGGCGGCCGGCGCACCGTTCATCACCATGAGCGAAGTCGTGCTTGAACGCGAGGACATCGCCCTTCTTCTGGACCAGCTTCGCGAAGAATCTTTCCCGGAGATCGACGCCCTTGAGGTTGAAGACGCCGAGCAACTGATGATGCACGTCGGCAAGGTTGGCTACCTGCAACTCGGTTTCGCCCACCAAGGTGTCATGTTCATCTTCGAGACCGCCACCGACTGGTACGACAGCTTCCAGCAACTCATGGAGACAGTCGGCGACCTTGGCGGCATCGTGGTCGAAGACCGGGACGACAGCGACGACTGAGAACGAGGACGACTGAGATTGCCCCGCTTGAACCGCCTCCCACATCTCCCCTGAACGTTCCTCCCTCTCCTCCGCGCTCCCGCTGGATTGTTGCTCCGCCGGATCCGGAACGCGCCGAAACACTGGCCCGTGAGCTCGGATGCCCGACTCCGGCCGCGACCCTCCTGCTCGCACGAGGGATCGCGGACTCCGCCGCAGCAGCCGCCTTCTTTTCCCCTAGCCTCGATGCTCTGTATGACCCCCTGCTGCTGCTGGGGATGCGCGAGGCTGTCGCCCGGATTGAGCAGGCCGTCCGCGGAGGCGAGCCCATTCTCATCTATGGCGACTATGACGTCGACGGCACCACTGCCACCGTCCTTCTTAAGACCGCGATCGAGCGCATCGCGCCGCCCGACCGGCCCGCCCAGGTCACCTACCACGTCCCGCATCGCATCCGCGAAGGATACGGCATGCAGACGAATGTGCTTGGCCTTGCCGCGACCTCCGGCATCCGCCTGGTCATCAGCGTCGACACGGGCATCCGCGCCTTCGCCGCGGCGGAAGAAGCCAAAGCACTTGGCCTCGACCTCATTGTGACGGACCACCACCTCCCCGACGACGTCGCTGGGATTCCCGAAGCACTCGCCGTCATTAATCCGTCACAACCTGGCTGCCCTTACCCGAACAAGAGCCTATGCGGTGCCGCCGTCGCCTTCAAGCTCTCGCATGCCCTCCTCTCAGCGCACGCCAGCACCCAGCCTGATCCGGCAGCCGCTCACACGCGCCTTCGGACCGTTCTTCTCCCGTCGTTCCTCAAGCTGGTCGCCATCGCTACGATCGCTGACTCCGTCCCGCTCGAAGGCGAGAACCGCGCGATCGCCTGGCTTGGGCTGCGCGAGCTCCGCAACCCGGTCCAACCCGGTCTCCGTGCCCTGATGCACGTTGCCAAGCTCCCGCTCGACCGTGCTCCGACGGCAACCGAGGTCGGCTTCCGGCTTGCTCCGCGCATCAACGCCGCCGGCCGCATGGATATCGCTGGAGATGTAGTCGAGCTCTTCCTCACCCGTGACCCTATCCGCGCCCAGACTCTCGCCGAGAAGCTCGATCAACTCAACCAGGACCGCCGAGCCACGGAAGCCGAGGCACTCGCTGCCATCGAACAAGAGCTTGCCGCGCTGCGCGACGCCTTCGGCCAGTTCGCCGCCGAGTGCATCATCCTCGATCATCCAGACTGGCATCGCGGCGTCCTGGGTATTCTCGCCTCGCGCGTCGTCGAACGCACAAACCGCCCCGCGCTCATCCTCACCCATCAGGACGGCTCCGCCCATGGCTCCGGACGCTCCATCGCCGGCTTCCATCTGCTGGACGCTCTCACCGCCGTCCACGAACCGGCGGGCGCCCCCACACTCTTCACGAAGTTCGGCGGCCACGCCCATGCCGTCGGCCTTACCCTTGCGTCCGACCGGCTTGACCTCTTCCGCCGTCGCATGCGCGGCCACGCCGCGCTTCACCTGACCCCTACCGTCCTCACTCCCACAATTTCCTGCGACGCCGAGATCCCGTTCGCCGCCATCACGCTCGATCTTCACGCGTGGATGGAGCGGCTCGAGCCCTTCGGCAACTCCGCTCCCGAGCCCGTCTTCCTCACTCGCGACCTCACGCTGGCCTCCCCGATTCGCTTCATCAAAGAGCGCCACGTCTGCCTTTGCCTCACCGACGGCTCGTCTGCCAGCCTGGAAGCGCTTGGCTGGAGCCGAACCACCGATTGGCCCGAACGCTGCTCTTCCCTCAGCCTCACGCAAGGCTCACGCATCGACGTACTCTACCGTCTCCGCGTCAACGTCTACCTGCAGAGAAGACAACTTCAACTTGAGCTTGTCGATCTTCGACTCGCTAAGTCCGATCTCTAACTCGTGTGCTTGCTCATAGATGCGAGCTTGCCGAAAATATTGCTTCGTCTATGGTGCACCGAACGTCTTATATACTGACATTTCTTATTCATGCAGACGATTGAAACAAAACGGTCGAAGACGTTCCTTGGGTGGGGCATAGCGATCGTTCTCCTGATCGCCGGGCTGTTTGCCTATCGTTACCTTTCTCGTGAAAAAGTCGAGGTGCGAACGGCGAAGGTGACTTACCAGACGCTGATCAGTTCCACGCCCACGAACGGCAAAGTCGAGCCCACCGAAGAGTACCAAGCGCACGCGCCTGGTCCTTCCATCGTCAAGAAGCTTTACGTGGACGTTGGAGACAAGGTGAAACAGGGCGCGC
This genomic window from Granulicella sibirica contains:
- a CDS encoding DUF507 family protein, giving the protein MRISRDKLNKLAHTVADSLAEIPECDFLEDRNTIRQEARKALEKLLLEETKLDAAARQKIASQRKIIVEGSQEWDILYRKYYNDEVKKLGL
- the recJ gene encoding single-stranded-DNA-specific exonuclease RecJ; the protein is MARELGCPTPAATLLLARGIADSAAAAAFFSPSLDALYDPLLLLGMREAVARIEQAVRGGEPILIYGDYDVDGTTATVLLKTAIERIAPPDRPAQVTYHVPHRIREGYGMQTNVLGLAATSGIRLVISVDTGIRAFAAAEEAKALGLDLIVTDHHLPDDVAGIPEALAVINPSQPGCPYPNKSLCGAAVAFKLSHALLSAHASTQPDPAAAHTRLRTVLLPSFLKLVAIATIADSVPLEGENRAIAWLGLRELRNPVQPGLRALMHVAKLPLDRAPTATEVGFRLAPRINAAGRMDIAGDVVELFLTRDPIRAQTLAEKLDQLNQDRRATEAEALAAIEQELAALRDAFGQFAAECIILDHPDWHRGVLGILASRVVERTNRPALILTHQDGSAHGSGRSIAGFHLLDALTAVHEPAGAPTLFTKFGGHAHAVGLTLASDRLDLFRRRMRGHAALHLTPTVLTPTISCDAEIPFAAITLDLHAWMERLEPFGNSAPEPVFLTRDLTLASPIRFIKERHVCLCLTDGSSASLEALGWSRTTDWPERCSSLSLTQGSRIDVLYRLRVNVYLQRRQLQLELVDLRLAKSDL
- a CDS encoding DUF507 family protein, giving the protein MIFSKEYVGYLARQTVKHLVAEKMIETGKPAILNERVAAAMIDELSLEDRINDEVRVILEAFQDDMRKTGASYPEMFKKVKTELARKYKAVL